In Sphingobacterium sp. PCS056, the following proteins share a genomic window:
- a CDS encoding fumarylacetoacetate hydrolase family protein → MKLIRFGEQGKEKIGVQIDGVNYDTSAFGGDYNESFFENDGLAALEEFVKANSGKLIPVADTERIGAPFARPSKIVCIGLNYKDHAEETGAAIPAEPIIFMKSTTSLSGPYDQVMIPRGSVKTDWEVEFGIVIGKKASYVDESDGLDYIAGYVLHNDVSEREYQLERGGTWDKGKGCDTFAPMGPYLATKDEIKDINNVNIWLKVNGQMYQNGSTKNLIFSVPFIVSYVSQFMTLLPGDVISTGTPAGVGLGFNPPIYLKAGDIIELGADGLGESRQEVIAYSRH, encoded by the coding sequence ATGAAATTAATACGTTTTGGAGAGCAAGGGAAAGAGAAGATAGGTGTGCAAATCGATGGTGTAAATTACGATACCTCAGCTTTTGGTGGTGATTATAACGAGTCATTTTTTGAAAATGACGGTTTAGCTGCTTTAGAGGAATTTGTTAAAGCAAATTCAGGTAAATTAATTCCTGTAGCTGATACAGAAAGAATTGGAGCTCCCTTTGCAAGACCTTCAAAAATCGTTTGTATTGGATTAAATTATAAAGATCATGCAGAAGAGACTGGTGCAGCAATACCTGCAGAACCTATCATCTTTATGAAATCGACTACTTCTTTATCAGGTCCTTACGATCAGGTGATGATACCACGGGGTTCTGTAAAAACTGATTGGGAAGTAGAGTTTGGTATTGTGATAGGTAAAAAAGCTTCGTATGTAGATGAATCTGATGGTCTAGATTATATAGCAGGTTATGTGCTTCACAACGATGTTTCGGAACGTGAATATCAATTAGAGCGCGGTGGGACATGGGACAAAGGAAAAGGTTGTGATACATTTGCACCTATGGGACCATATTTGGCTACTAAAGATGAAATTAAGGATATTAATAATGTCAATATCTGGTTGAAAGTTAACGGTCAGATGTATCAAAATGGCAGTACAAAAAATTTAATTTTTTCTGTTCCATTTATTGTGAGTTATGTATCTCAATTTATGACATTATTACCAGGAGACGTAATTTCTACAGGAACACCAGCAGGTGTTGGTCTAGGCTTTAATCCTCCTATATATCTAAAGGCTGGTGACATCATTGAATTGGGGGCTGATGGGTTAGGGGAATCGCGCCAAGAAGTCATCGCTTATTCTCGTCATTAA
- a CDS encoding amidohydrolase family protein, whose protein sequence is MRIDAHQHFWQYDPSRHSWITNKMQVLKKDFLPLDLKFILEKNEFDGCIAVQADQSDQETKFLVQQAKQYPFIKGVIGWVDLRAGNIDERLHQYKDESLIKGFRHVVEGEEDPDFLIRDHFLKGIEFLSKYGYTYDLLIRPRHYDAALRCVQSNPDQVFILDHIAKPPIKSREFEEWALFIEELAAFSNVSCKVSGLATEADWSSWRLDDFSQYLGHVFDTFGKHRIMFGSDWPVCLLAASYEESVAIVESKLEAFTTVEKEAFWGMNAFTIYNL, encoded by the coding sequence ATGCGTATAGATGCTCATCAACATTTTTGGCAATATGACCCCAGTCGTCATAGTTGGATTACGAATAAAATGCAGGTTTTAAAAAAGGATTTTCTTCCATTAGATCTAAAATTTATTTTAGAAAAAAATGAATTTGACGGTTGTATTGCTGTACAAGCAGATCAATCCGATCAAGAAACTAAGTTTTTAGTACAACAAGCAAAACAATATCCATTTATTAAAGGTGTGATTGGTTGGGTGGACTTACGTGCGGGTAATATTGATGAGCGATTGCATCAATATAAAGATGAATCACTTATTAAGGGTTTTAGACACGTTGTGGAAGGAGAAGAGGATCCCGACTTTCTAATACGGGATCATTTTCTTAAAGGCATTGAATTTTTATCAAAGTATGGTTATACTTATGATCTATTAATCAGACCTCGTCATTATGATGCTGCTTTAAGATGTGTTCAAAGTAATCCAGATCAAGTATTTATTTTGGATCATATCGCTAAACCTCCAATAAAATCACGCGAATTTGAAGAGTGGGCATTATTCATTGAAGAGTTAGCTGCTTTTTCAAATGTGAGTTGTAAAGTTTCAGGTTTGGCGACTGAGGCCGATTGGTCAAGTTGGCGTTTGGATGACTTTAGCCAATATTTAGGTCATGTATTTGATACTTTTGGTAAGCATCGTATTATGTTTGGTTCAGATTGGCCGGTATGCTTATTAGCTGCTTCTTATGAAGAAAGTGTTGCCATTGTGGAATCTAAATTAGAAGCATTTACTACAGTTGAAAAAGAAGCGTTTTGGGGAATGAACGCATTTACAATTTATAATTTATAA
- a CDS encoding SDR family oxidoreductase, with the protein MNLNLKDKVIIVTGGAKGIGKAIVLGLAQEGAIPVIVGRRQVDNNLVKQEVEALGQQAYAVQAELSDPKDCEIAVAETLNRFGRIDGLVNNAGVNDGVGLASGNYEKFVSSLHKNLIHYYLMAHHALDALIVSKGSIVNITSKTAETGQGNTSAYAASNGGRNALTREWAVELLPYQIRVNAVVVAECATPQYDTWIQTLDNPVETLKKITDRIPLEHRMTTAEEIAHTALFLLSDKSSHTTGQLIHVDGGYVHLDRSIIAEK; encoded by the coding sequence ATGAATCTAAATCTAAAAGATAAAGTTATCATAGTTACAGGAGGAGCAAAGGGGATTGGTAAGGCAATTGTTTTGGGTCTAGCTCAAGAAGGTGCTATCCCTGTGATTGTTGGCCGTCGACAAGTGGACAATAATCTGGTTAAACAAGAAGTAGAGGCTCTTGGTCAGCAGGCATATGCGGTGCAAGCTGAACTCTCTGATCCAAAAGATTGTGAAATTGCAGTTGCAGAAACACTTAATCGTTTTGGCCGCATTGATGGTTTGGTCAATAATGCAGGTGTGAATGATGGGGTAGGTTTGGCATCTGGAAATTACGAGAAATTTGTTTCCTCTTTACATAAAAATCTTATTCATTATTATTTAATGGCTCATCATGCTTTGGATGCTTTGATCGTATCTAAAGGAAGTATTGTCAATATTACTTCAAAGACTGCTGAGACAGGTCAAGGAAATACATCTGCATATGCCGCTTCTAATGGAGGTCGGAATGCATTAACGCGAGAATGGGCAGTCGAACTGCTTCCATATCAAATTCGTGTCAATGCCGTAGTGGTTGCAGAATGTGCTACACCACAATATGATACATGGATACAAACGTTAGACAATCCTGTAGAGACTTTAAAGAAAATTACTGATCGTATACCTTTGGAGCACAGAATGACTACCGCAGAAGAAATTGCGCATACTGCATTATTTCTTTTGTCTGATAAATCAAGTCATACGACAGGGCAATTGATACATGTAGATGGTGGTTATGTCCATCTTGATCGATCAATTATAGCCGAAAAATAA
- the gap gene encoding type I glyceraldehyde-3-phosphate dehydrogenase, translated as MKIGINGFGRIGRLAFRAAVNRPDVEVVGINDLVEPDYMAYMLKYDSTHGKFDGTVEVVNGNLVVNGKTIRVTAEKDPANLKWNEVGAEVIIESTGFFLTQELAQKHIDAGAKKVVMSAPAKDDTPTFVMGVNHKELKADQHIVSNASCTTNCLAPVAKVLNDKFGIVEGLMTTVHAVTATQKTVDGPSAKDWRGGRGAYQNIIPSSTGAAKAVGLVLPELKGKLTGMSLRVPTADVSVVDLTVRLEKAASYEDIKAAMKEASEGELKGILGYTEDEVVSSDFLGDARTSIFDAKAGISLNDHFVKVVSWYDNEWGYSNKIVDLVQEVGKLG; from the coding sequence GTAAATCGTCCAGATGTTGAAGTTGTTGGTATCAATGACTTAGTCGAGCCAGATTATATGGCGTATATGTTGAAATACGATTCAACACATGGTAAATTTGATGGTACTGTAGAAGTTGTTAACGGAAACTTAGTTGTTAACGGAAAAACAATTCGTGTTACTGCAGAAAAAGATCCAGCAAACTTAAAGTGGAATGAAGTTGGTGCAGAAGTTATTATCGAATCAACTGGTTTCTTCTTAACACAAGAATTAGCTCAAAAACACATTGATGCTGGTGCTAAAAAAGTAGTTATGTCAGCTCCTGCAAAAGATGATACACCTACTTTTGTAATGGGCGTTAACCATAAAGAATTAAAAGCAGACCAACACATCGTTTCTAATGCTTCTTGTACTACAAACTGTTTAGCACCAGTTGCTAAAGTGTTAAATGACAAATTTGGAATTGTAGAAGGTCTAATGACAACTGTACATGCTGTAACTGCAACTCAAAAAACAGTTGACGGTCCATCAGCAAAAGACTGGAGAGGTGGACGTGGTGCTTACCAAAACATCATCCCTTCATCTACAGGTGCTGCTAAAGCAGTAGGTTTGGTTTTACCTGAATTAAAAGGTAAATTAACAGGTATGTCTTTACGTGTTCCTACTGCAGACGTTTCTGTTGTTGATTTAACAGTACGTTTAGAAAAAGCTGCCTCTTATGAAGATATTAAAGCTGCTATGAAAGAAGCTTCAGAAGGTGAATTAAAAGGTATCTTAGGTTATACTGAAGATGAAGTTGTTTCATCTGACTTCTTAGGTGATGCACGTACATCTATCTTTGATGCTAAAGCTGGAATTTCATTGAATGATCACTTTGTGAAAGTTGTATCTTGGTATGACAATGAGTGGGGTTATTCAAACAAAATTGTTGACTTGGTTCAAGAAGTAGGTAAATTAGGTTAA